The Shewanella mesophila genome contains the following window.
CTCGGTGGCGACATCTAATATAGATATCTGCGCCGACGATCCCGTTGATGCCGCATTGATCATACGAAATACCGCCCAGTGTTGACAGGGATCTTCCACTTGACGCATGTTACCCCATGGCAGAGGGATCCCGTTACCACGATAGACCGCCTTGAGTTTGCCTGGCGAATAAGCGTCGAAATAGTGCCAATGACTGTAGGGTGATACAGCGGTCATTCGCCGCATGGCCACCGATGGCGAGACTCCTACGAGTTTTGCCACATCTATCTCATAACCGTGACGGTCGAGCAGTTGTCTAAAGGGAACTTTAGGGCAGAGTAGGGCGCCGGCAAAGAAGCTAGACTCAAAGTCACGCCATGCATGCAAAATATCTTGGGCATCGACCGTTGATGATTGCGGTGAATTGAAGGTCTCTTCGCTTAAACTCGTGCCGTGGCTTCGACCTGCGACCATGATACTTTTCAGGCCATCTTTGTTGTGTAAAACACAGTGACCAATATGTACCGCTAAATCATATTTGAGTCGATTGTTGTGGTTTCTTAGGAGTTTATTGAGGCAGATCTGATTCGGTAATTCGAAATAGGAGGTGATGATATGCTGTTCGCTCGCTCCAGCCTCAATGCAGATCTCTTTAGGTGCCTGGCTAAACCATTTCACTTTTAGCCCCAATCTATCGACTATGCTAAGCAGGTCGTCGAGATTTAATGGCATGCGTTTTAGTCCCACCTCTTCGGCGGCTCGTTCAAGATCGGGGAAATGATTCTGATGGTGTTCCTGATGGGCGCGAATTAACAGATGTGCAAATTGGCGACCACTGATCCCCGTTTGTGACAACATCTCAGGGATAGCGATTTGGAGGATCTCATTTGAAAACAAAAAACTCGGCTCCAATGCCATGCCGTTGATCCCGCCCCTTGACCCTTTGACTGGGGTTATAGCTTGCTCTTCTGGTGCATCGTCAAGGAACCAGTCGACCTCTTTTTGAAACACAGCTGCAATCACCGCAAGCATGCCAGCACTGGGGACTCGCTTACCTCTTTCTATCATTGAGAGGTAAGAGACTGAGGGAGCAGAATCGGCATCGACTCTTACACAGCGAGCCGAAAGATCTTCCATGGTTAGATTATTACGTTTTCTTAGGTTTCTAATTTTAGTTCCCAGAAAATGTGACTTTCTCATTAGGCTAGTATTTGTTTTCATTTTGTAAAATTCACATTGTGAAATTTCTATTGTGAAATTGTAAAGAAAAAAGCGCTAGACTACAAATTAAGCAATCGGGACTGATTGTTGGTGTGAAGAGACTCGTCGTTAATCGCTCTCTTTGACCAAGTCAGTCAAAGCCAGTTTAGCGATAAATCACTATTGGAAGGATGAAGCTATGAATATTCAAGCAGAGCAACATAACCAGATAGACCAAAGTATTTACAACTTCATCAAGCAGGTAATGCCTATGACACTTATGAATGGAAACAACGCATTAGATCAAAACAGTCACAGTAACGACACTATGGCTTACGCCAAGCAAATTCTTGATCAATATTTCCCTCTCAGCAATGGTTCTCATCAGGATGTCTGCAGCTATGTGATTTACTATAAACAGCTTCTTGCGTTTTTTGCCGATGGCACCCAGAGTGGTCTTGCTCAGCCAAGACAGTTCGTTGCCTTAACGGGTCATAAGTGTGAACCTAGCTCAATAGTGCTTAAAAATAACGGTTTTCATGTTGAGTTGTCACTAGATAGAAGTGGTGAGAATGGTTGTTATGATCGAGCTGGTGTTGACGATGTGCAAGTTGAAGCGGCTTTGATGACAATTGTTAATAGCAGCCAAGCACCATCTCAGCGTAGTTGGACTAGTCTCATTAGCGGTCAAGCGGGTAAAGGCAATAAGCAGTTTACCTCTAAAGATGGTAACGAATACGATTTGTAATGGCTTATCGCTACAGCTGAAATTAAAGATTGCTTAACTTTTGCTGTAAAAATAT
Protein-coding sequences here:
- a CDS encoding DUF3612 domain-containing protein, which translates into the protein MKTNTSLMRKSHFLGTKIRNLRKRNNLTMEDLSARCVRVDADSAPSVSYLSMIERGKRVPSAGMLAVIAAVFQKEVDWFLDDAPEEQAITPVKGSRGGINGMALEPSFLFSNEILQIAIPEMLSQTGISGRQFAHLLIRAHQEHHQNHFPDLERAAEEVGLKRMPLNLDDLLSIVDRLGLKVKWFSQAPKEICIEAGASEQHIITSYFELPNQICLNKLLRNHNNRLKYDLAVHIGHCVLHNKDGLKSIMVAGRSHGTSLSEETFNSPQSSTVDAQDILHAWRDFESSFFAGALLCPKVPFRQLLDRHGYEIDVAKLVGVSPSVAMRRMTAVSPYSHWHYFDAYSPGKLKAVYRGNGIPLPWGNMRQVEDPCQHWAVFRMINAASTGSSAQISILDVATEPKIYCCESIRVNDLAGNPHVLCAGIDLNPAIEAQGGDAQSIAHELKKVCVDNGGSANLPTSIKTDIKRVAKILNINWVERGIDNEARLICSRGSTCPRKPSCYESGTCGG
- a CDS encoding malate synthase gives rise to the protein MNIQAEQHNQIDQSIYNFIKQVMPMTLMNGNNALDQNSHSNDTMAYAKQILDQYFPLSNGSHQDVCSYVIYYKQLLAFFADGTQSGLAQPRQFVALTGHKCEPSSIVLKNNGFHVELSLDRSGENGCYDRAGVDDVQVEAALMTIVNSSQAPSQRSWTSLISGQAGKGNKQFTSKDGNEYDL